CATGGCCTGGGGGGGGCACGCTCTGGGTGCCAGTCATgggcctggggggctctgggcaCTGGTCATGGGCCCAGGGAGGTCTCTGGGCACCTGTCATGAGATGGGGGAGGGAGCCTCTGGGCACCGGGCGCCTCATGCCCTGCACTCATTTCCTGGTAATTTCCGGCTTGgcgtcccccccaccccgctgggGGGGCCCTGGGGGGCATGAATATGCATGAGCCGTGGGATTAATAACCGCGGCGGCTGGGAGCAGATGGGAGATAACGGGGATGTAATGAGGCagcagccccccccgcccccggcactGTCTCCCTTGTCCGCAGTGGGGGGCCTGTCCCCCCCCCCGGGTATCTCAGCATCTTGCGGCCCCGTCTCGTCCGCGCAGCTCAGACGCCGCTTTGAAGCTGCCTTGAAATATAGATAAGGCCGAAcacggcagtgctggcagagatgggggggctggaggaggtggaggctgGGCACAGGGGGGGAACAGCTGGCACCACAGGGGGGGGCATGTGGAGGGAATAGCCAGACCCAGGAATTCCCCGTTGGCCCCCGCCCCTCGTGCCACCCTTGAGGTGGTGTTCGCAGCATGTGGGGCCGGAGGGGCCTACACTAGGTTGCTGCCCttgccccgtgcctcagtttccccctgctccacctgggcactgcagtgccaggtgcaAACCTTCAACTTGATCCTAAGAtacagtttggggggggggggggcgggtggcaCAGGCGAGTGCTAGAAGATCCCCCGGatgccccccatccccacgcTTACCCTGTCTCtggtgctgtgggcaggcaggatTTGCTCCCCCCACGTCGCTGCAGAACAAggcagtgctgctggcagcacccgcGACCCCCGCACCTGGGAACAATGgcccccccccaggctcccccctgccaggcacaATTAGCTGGGGGGCGGAGATGCCGCCGGTGCCCTCGGCCGCACATCACAGGCTCTGGCGCGCGGCGGCAACGAGCGGCTCAGGgtgtcccccctgcctgctgcctgcctcctaaTGGGGCTGGCGCTGCTAATGAGCTTCCCCACAGGTCCTGGGTCCCGGGCCTGGCACCCCGACACCTGTGGGACTAGCCCAGGCCCCCACCCTGTTATGTGgtgcccacagctgccagagccCAAGAGACCCCGGCCcgagcccctgctccagccccctcccctggttCTGTGTTGCCTGGCTCTGGTGCCCCGTGCCCGCACGGCCCACCTCAGGCCAGAGCACCCGCGGGCACCgtctgccaccccctccctgccctccctcctccaaACTCCTTGTTGCCGCTAACAAGGCTCCCTGCCAGCGCCGTGTACCTGTGACTGACACCCGCGACTGGCGCAGCAcggcctcccccttccccctcccggGCTTGGCTGAGCTGGTGTGAACacgtgtgagtgtgtgtgcatccaGGTGTGTGCACAGCTGGAAGCCAAGCCTGCAGCTGCATTCGGGAGAGAGGCACAGGGGGGTGCCCCTGTGTGGGCGCATGGAggggtgtgcatatgtgtgtgcatggtggTGGTGTGGAGGGGTATTTTCCACTCCCCATCCTTGTGCCTGGGGCCCAGGACCCCTGGCTTCtttggggggcatggctgggaaggggcatgtgggggggggctgctggCTTTGCCTGTTTcctgctccaggctctgctccggctagggggagcagagaggttgggggcacagctgcagcagggaggggggctgcacaGTGCCATACGGCACGGGGCACGGTGCCAGGCGCAACTCACGGCCTGCCAGCCGGCATCAGTGCAGCCATCCGTCTTGCCCCGCGCTGGCCCTGGCCAGCTGCTGGGGGGGCTTTGGAGCAGCTGTCTCAAGACCCCCGGCTTTGGGGCTTCCGGGGGTCTCAGTGCCCCCTGATACCAATGGGTGGGGGGTCtggatgggggcagcaggagaggggtgggggctgggccggcCGCACTGATCCCTCTCCCCCTTGCAGGTGCCCAGCGCGGCTGCGCAGCCCCCCAAGACGCTGGGCTACGTGGAGCTGGGCCCCTCAGGGCTGCTCAAGCCGGGCCCCTATGGCGCCTTCAAGCCAGCCGGGCGCCTCTTTGCGGGTGCTGAGTCCAAGGCCGAGCCGCCCGCTGGCCCCTGGGCCTGGCCGTGGCCCCAGAACCGGACGGGCACAGAGGGGGGGTGGCCCGGCACGACGCAAGGCTGGGCGTGCCCGCAAGCTCTTCGGCTGGGGCGACTTCTACGTGAACATCCGCACGCTTAAGTTCAGCCTCCTGGTGACAGGCAAGATTGTGGACCACGTCAACGGCACCTTCAGCGTCTACTTCCGCCACAACTCGTCCAGCCTGGGCAACGTCTCGGTCAGCATCGTGCCGCCCTCCAAGGTGGTGGAGTTCGACCTGGTGCTGCCGCGGCCCCTGGTGCCCGTGCCCGCCCCGGTGCCGGCGCAGTCCACGCTGCCCAAGGCCTTCAACTGCCATGTGGAGTACGAGCAGACCAAGCGTGCCCGTAAGCCGCGGCCCTGCCTGTACGACCCAGCGCAGGCGTGCTTCACGGAGCACACGCAGAGCCACGCTGCCTGGCTCTGCGCCAAGCCCTTCAAAGTCATCTGCGTCTTCGTCTCCTTCCTCAGTCTCGACTACAAGCTGGTGCAGAAGGTTTGCCCCGACTACAACTTCCAGAGTGACCGCCCCTATTTTGGCTgaacgccccctcccccctcccctcagccccgGGGGCAGAGCGGAGTGGACGTGAGCTCCCCGTGGGCACCCGGAGCTTTGCATGGCACTGCGTGGGGCAGGGACGGGGGCCACTGGGGGAGCTCCACCAtgtgcccgcctggggctgggctgtaccCTGGACTACAGACCGGGCCGGGAGCAGGGAGACACCCATGGACCAGCTTAACACCCACAGCCTGGGCACCGGAGGAGGACAGACAGATGGACGGTGCTACTCcattcagcccccaccccctcgcAGGCACCATGGggggatggacagatggacagatggacggatgctgcagggggaggggggggctgagaggggcagggggtgggactgcaGTCGTGGCATGGTGGTGACACACGTGGGATATGCGTGTGTACATTGGTGTGTGTCGGTGTGTGAGGGGACTGTTCAAGCCAGGGGCTGTGttgggggatccctgccaggttGGGAGGTGGCCCTGCAGCCCGTCAggccctggtggggcagggggctgcactacccaagcccccccagtcctgccagctcCAGACAGGAGGGGGCCactgcgtgtgcatgcacacacgtgttgGCGCAAGCTggacgtgtgtgcacatgcacacccaggaATGGGGgggttgtgtgcatgcatgtatgtatgtgcatgtatgtgtgtaggaCCACCCCAAGCTGTGCACACACATGGAGCTGCACGCGCCTGTGTCTGGGTATCCTCACGTGCAGCTCTGTGGGCTATAGGACCTGCCCTACTCCTTGCCCCTTCCTGGGGATCCTGCTACACCCACTGGCCCTGGGGGTCAATGCAAACCCCCCCAGCgggcagtgccccctgcccaggctctgtgtGTCCCCCGGCCTGCAGCtccgcccacccccccccccaggatcccaggcctggtgcagcccccccccccatccccataggatgtatgtatgtgcgtgtgtgtaagtGAAGAAGCAGCGTGTCacgggtgggggggctgtgcccgGGCACGCGGGTGCCCAGATGCCATCTgcccccggtgccctgccccaggctgtgctggagggtgcggggagcccccagcccctccccaggagGCACTGGGCAGAGACTTCTTCatatttttataacaaaaatgTGGGAAAGAAAAGATGGAAAAGAAACTCAATAAAAAGGACTGGTGGAGTCCCGCCCATGCCATGTGATTGACAGCTTatgtgccctgccccctgtgtGACTGACAGTGGTGTGCCCCACCCCCTCTGTGATTGGCAGCTCTTTGCCTACCCGTTTTGGGGGGCTTGGTGGCAGCTTCTCCCTTGTACATTGATTGACAGCTCTGTCTCCCCTGAGCTGTGATTgacagccccaagccccacccctaGGCATGTAACTCCACCCCCTGACTGTgattagaagctcccagcccctcccactcTGCCCTCTTGGCCTTTCGTTCCTGACCCCACCTgggcctgccctgcagcctgccagctcctctgctgcacCCCGGATCCGGGGGTGgcgcgtgtgtgcacacacgtgtgcgcgTGATGTCATTGCAGgctgcacccccctccctgctgtgccctgccccacctacaCCCCCAGGCActggtgccagctgcaggggcctAGTCCAGATGTTCACCGCCGCCCCCCCAACCGCAGTACTGACCCCTCcggaggggcatggggcaggtggcgGGGGCCAAGCGGAGCTGCGGCGCCCCCCTGCCGCTCTGCCGCAGGCCCCAGGCCTCAGTGCACGTGAAGCGCAGCCAGGCGGCAAATTAACAGCGCGGTGGCCGCCCCcccgcagcagctgcccccccgcccccccgtccCGGGGGCACCATCGCCGTTGCGAGCCGCCGCGCTTCGCCCTGCTCATTTCCCGGCCCAGATGTTCGTGGCCGGCGTCGCAGTAATTGGATGGGATTCCATCAGCGCCGCTGCGGCAGGCGGCCTGCGGCAGGGATcggcggtggtgggggcaggaCGCCTGGATTGTAgtccagcctggggggggggagagcgggGCTGTGGGCCAGGACACCGGGGTCTAGCTCAGCTGGGGGGGAATGGgtcagagctggggggtgggagccAGGTGGCCTGGGGCCTGTGGCAGTCTGGGGAGGTCAGCGGGgtagatggggggcaggggcccggatgcctgggttcgtCCCAGGTCCGGGAAGGGAGCAGAGTCCAGGGGgttagggcagagcagggggtagCCGGGAGCCCGGATGCCTTAGTTCTCCCGCAGCtcgggcaggggagtggggggctcaGTGGGTGCCAGccgcctgggggggcagggccagctcagcACGGGGAGGCCACGAGCGGCATCGGGACCCCCGGACCCTGGGACAGGTGGCAAAGGACGGGCACAAGCAACCGACCTCCTGGGCACCCCCCCGCattgtgcgtgcatgcacacacatgggcaCACGAGCATCCCTGCATGCACTCATGTGTGCACACCAACATGCCtgcacacatgtgcgcacacCAGCATCCCTATAggcacacatgcgtgcacaccaTCACACACATGTGCACCAGCATCCCTACATACACCCGTGTGTAGACCAACATGCCCGCACACGTGTGCACACCAGCATCGCTACATGCACCCATGTGTGCATACCATGcccacacacgtgtgcacaccaGCATCCCTGCAGGCATACACGCGTGCACACGAACACAgacgcccgccccgccccccgtgCACACGCAAGCGCCCCCGCCCCCCGTGCGTTATGCAAACCAGCTCATTTGCATGCCAGGGCCACGCGGCCGGACTACGGCTCCCGGCATGCCCCGCGCGGGACCGGAAGCAgctggcgggggcgggggcaggggcacgTGCGTCCCCCCGGATCCCCGCTCCCTCCGGCCCTGCACCATGGCGGTGCCCCGCGCGCTGCGCCTGGCGGGGGTGAGTGCGGGAGGGCCCCGGGGGCAGTTGCAGGGGGCGTCTCTCTGCATCTGCCCAGGGGAGCATTTATGGAGGGGGCAATTGCAGCAGCTTCTCTCTGCATCTGCCccgcggggaggggggggcaatcGCAGCAGCTTCTTTCTGCATCTGCCCCGGGGTGGGCAATTGCAGGGGGCTTCTCTCTGCGcctgcccagagaggggcagttgcaAGCCCCATCACTGGCAAACTCCAAGGAAGTTGCATCAagttgggaggggcagggggggtctGTCCGTGCCTCCCCCATTGCCCCCCCCCTTGCTTGTCCCACTCTGCCCCCGCACCTGTTTACCCCTCCAGGGGCAACCGTCAGCCCTGGCCCAAAGTCCCCTTGGCCCCACGCCTGctgccaggggtggccaacaCGGCCGATAAACCCCCTGCTatgcgccccccccccggccctgcccccctccgccccccaacCTTTGACCCCAGggtcctgcctgcctggcacccccGGTCCGGGCACGGCGCCCACAGCACTGCTTAGCCCTGCTTGGCCCCATTATGGGCTTATGATGCAACCAGGCCGGGCCGCTTGCATCACCCGGGTCCGGTCCTGGGATcggcccccaccccctggtcgcatcctgtgctggggggtgggggccggATCCCAGCAGCACCATGGGTGGGTACCAGGCAGGATCGGGGTCTCCGGAGGTCACGGGGAGGCTTCCCGCACTTTGCGCACACTTGTGCgactggggaagggggacagaGCACCACGTACCTGCACCCCACCCCGGCACACGGACatgcactccctccctcaccttcgCGTGTGCGCGGGCATGCACTGCACGCTCCCCTACGCCTTGTGTGTGCGCATGGgtatgcccccccagcccctcagtctTGTAACACGCAGTTTCGTGGCTGGGCACGTGTGaacatgtgtgcgcacatgcatgtcATCAGCCCATGGGggcagcctggatgcctgggttctctttgCCCCCGTGCagaggtgctggggggtggggggtttggcACCGTGAttgacctcccccacccccgacaGCCCCTGGGGCGATGGTGGCCCGGCAGCAGGCCCCGGGCGGCGGGCCCAGCACGGTGCGGCAGCGGCTGCGGCTGGGTCTGGGGAGGTGCCTGGCTGGACGGGGCAGGAGAGCCTGGCGCAGAGCGACCCCGAGGTCTGGGACCTGTTGCGCCAAGAGAAAGACCGGCAGTGCCGTGGACTGGAGCTCATCGCCTCCGAGGTGCCGCTGGGGGATGCGGGgggtccaggcagggctgagtgtctgggggagggtgggggtggtccCAGGGTCCTGGAGAGGTGGAGGTCTGGGGGGTATCGGGGTGGGCTGGGAGGAGCTCTGCCCCACCGCCTGACCGTGTCTCTTGGGCCCCACCAGAACTTCTGCAGCCGCGCGGCGCTGGAGGCGCTGGGCTCCTGCCTCAACAACAAGTACTCGGAGGGCTACCCCGGGCAGAGGTAAGCTCCGGCAGGGTACGGGGTGGGTACGGGGGGAAAGGGGTCTGCATTGAGGAGGGCGGTGGGCCCTAGGGAGGGGCCACAAGGGCCCCGATTCccgccagctgcagccaggccagagcaggagaatcccccttgcccccaggggtcctggctgggacacaggagTTCAGGGGCTCCAGGAGGGGCTCTGGGGTGTGTGCCTGGCCAGCTCctgacctccctcctccccccacccccaggtacTACGGGGGGGCAGAAGTTGTGGACCGTGTGGAGCGGCTGTGCGCGCAGCGGGCGCTGGACGCCTTTGACCTGGACCCGGCATGCTGGGGTGTCAACGTGCAGCCGTACTCGGGCTCCCCAGCCAACCTGGCCGCCTACACTGCCGTGCTGCACCCCCATGACCGCCTCATGGGGCTTGACCTGCCCGACGGTGGCCAGTGcgtgcaggaggggctgggggggcaggagggcaggggctgagggtgtAACTGGGTTGCCCAGGGGGTgcctggctgaggctgggggtgtTCAtggccttggggtgggggggttaaggGGACAGCTGGACCTGGGAGCTCGGTTTGTGGGgtccctggggaggagagggatcggggtgcctgggctggctgggagtCCCCTGGATTGACGGGTGCTGGCACCATCCGGCCTGACGCCACATCCGTGTGCCCGCCTGCACCCACCAGCCTGACCCCACGGCTACATGACAGACACTAAGCGCATCTCGGCCACCTCCATCTTCTTCGAGTCCATGCCCTATAAGCTCAACGTGAGTGTTTGCGGGGAAGGAGAGCTCACACACGTGTGCTCTGAGTGTGCTGGGGCCTGCTCACAGTGGCTGTCTCTGTCTGTCCGTCCCCCCTGCAGCCGGCCACAGGGCTCATTGACTATGAGCAGCTGGAGGCCACGGCCCGGCTCTTCCGCCCACGGCTCATCATCGCCGGCACCAGTGCCTATGCCCGCCTTATTGACTATGCCCGCATCAAAAAGGTACGGGGGCTGGATCCCTGCCCGGGCTGAGAGGGGCACTGGATGGGGCAGGTTGGCATAGGCTGGACTTACGCTGGCCAGACTCATGTGGTGTTGCCTGGCCTAGTGGTGCCCTCCCTAGCCCAgaggaggtgggaagggagggcacaGCGGCAGTGGGGGCGGCTCCTGGTGTGCCCCCCTGCATGGCTCACACCTGCCACCTGCACACAGGTGTGCGAGGAGGTGAAGGCCTATCTGCTGGCTGACATGGCCCACATTAGCGGGCTCGTGGCCGCCCGTGTGGTCCCGTCGCCCTTCGAGCATGCAGACCTGGTCACCAGCACCACCCACAAGACCCTGCGAGGGGCCAGGTGAGACTCCCCTCCGGGGCACAAGTGGAGGAAGGGGCACTGGGGGACGGGGACAGGGCCTGCCACTCGCCCCCCTCcgtgctgcccttccccaggtcTGGGCTTATCTTCTACCGCAAGGGCGTGCGGTCGGTGGACCCCAAGTCCGGCCGGGAGACGCTGTACGATCTCGAGGAGCGCGTCAACTTCTCTGTGTTCCCCTCGCTGCAGGGGGGACCCCACAACCACGCCATCGCCGCTGTGGCCGTGGCCCTGCAGCAGGTACCTTAAGGGGGAGATGGTAGGGGAGGGGGCCTGGGGCGGGTGATCCCAGGCCTGTACTAATCAAcgacaccacccccacccccccccacccctgtgtccCTCAGACCAGGACATCTGCCTTCCGGGAGTATAGCCAGCAGGTGTTAAAGAACGCCAAAGCCATGGCCGAGGCCCTTCTGAAGAGGGGGTACACCCTCGTCTCAGGTGAGGGgcggggctgcgggttgggagtgcggggcaccgggGACATGGGCAGGtgacccatcctgctccccccctcccccacaggcggCACTGACAACCACCTCGTGCTCGTGGACCTGCGGCCCAAGGGCATTGACGGGGCTCGGGCCGAGCGGGTGCTGGAGCTGGTGTCCATCACGGCCAACAAGAACACATGTCCTGGCGACCGCAGTGCCCTCACGCCCGGCGGGCTGCGCCTTGGTGAGGGGGCAGTGCATGTGCTTCTGTGCCTGCATGTGAacttgcatgtgcatgtgtgttagtGTGTGCGTCTGTGGTagcatatgtctgtgtgtgtgtacagatgtgtgtctgtgtgtgggtgtattcctgtatgtgcatgtgtatacaggCATGTGTGCGTCCGTGTGTACACGTGTATACTTATATATGTGCACGCGCTTGTGTATATactggtgtgtgtttgtgtgctgaCGTATGcctgtatacatgtatatatctgtatgtactggtgtacacgtgtgtgtgtgtgacagccCATGGAGCCTGCAGCACCTTCAGCACCCCCAAGCTAgcccctgcaccccttcccttcTGGGGGGGCGGAAGGGGTTGGTCCACTGGTGCTTCCAGCTGTGGAGGGGGGACGGGAGGGGCTGAGCCCCAAAGCCTCCTGTTCCCCCACCTGAGGGCTGAGCCCTcctaatgccccccccccaggggcccCTGCGCTGACCTCCCGACGCTTCTGCGAGGGTGACTTCGAGCAGGTCGTCGCCTTCCTGGATGAGGGCATCGGCATTGCCCTGGATGCCAAGAAGCAGACCAGTGAGTGGggaggccaggggctgccccccgtggcagcaggacccagcgccCTGGTCCTGCAGGGACAGGCTggatccctccctcctgcctggggAGAGTCCTGGGcctgggtgggtgcaggggtccagcccttgccccctccagagtgtgtggggggagggcagcgggcTCCGTGGCAGGGACTCTGTTGGGGCTGgggtcccagatgcctgggctctcagacgcctgggctctctgcctcgtgctccatgctgctcccgccgcattgcagggggtggggagctggctaGGACCCCACCAGCCTCCCTctgactccccccccctccccacagagaaGCTCCAGGAGTTCAAGTCCTTCCTGCTGAGCGATGAGGGGACCCAGGCCCGCCTGGCCGAGCTGCGGCAACGCGTGGAGACGTTTGCCCGTGCCTTCCCCATGCCTGGCTTCACCGACCACTGATCTCCACCCCCTTGGGACTCCCACCCAAGCAGGGGCTGTAGCACATGAGGAGAGACCCCCGCACCCTACCACCACCCCTCCTTTCCAGGGGGACCTGGCCCTGGGCgatgcccccctcccacctctggccatgggggcaggagggtggtgaCGTGTAACAAAGTTGTTCCATTCTCAGCCTGGCTTGTGTCCCTGTCtcggtgctggggggtgggggtcactTCCATGGGGTCAGAGCTGTCTTGGCCCGACCTCTGCGCCCTCTCCTGCCCTCCAACCTGCTGTCATTGGTGGGGGCCAGTCTGGGCAGGGTGCatatggggggaggggtccctTGTATTCCCCAGCTGCAGGCCTAGGGCCCCCCCCAAGATACACAGCAGAGCTTTGCTACACAACTTCCACCCCCTGGCCCTTGTAGGgcaccccagagccaggggctaagttgtgggggttggaggggcccCGATCCTCGGCCCAACAGCAGCCCCATCTTGCTGGGGGGGCGGTCTACACCCTGGGGGCAGCACAGATTAGGATGCCTTGGGTGGGTGGTGCTAGGGTCCACCCTGGTGCGGGGGGGGTCCCCTTTGCCCAGTGATGGGGGGCGGGCCCCTGCTCTGGTCAGTGTATGGgtggggcccctcactcccccccacttccctctctttagcaatggggaaactgaggcacaggttAGTTGGGGGGTCTCCCAAGCCCTGGGGGTGGTATGGGGCAGCAGCTGTGTACAACGGGGTTTCCGAGGGGGCgtcctgccctctgcccctccccacgccagccacacgcacacacatgcacccctgcccctggtctTTGCCTACTCGGGTTCCTGGCTCTGCCTGGTCCTGGGccagtgggggggtgggcatgaaggctttgtccatgtgccatggccggtgccccagccccccccccccccaaaaaaaacccaaaaaacaacccatgggcacagctccccaccccccatccccatcaTGCCAGGAAAACGGTACAGCTGCGtggcacagcaggcagctgcacataggctggtgggggcacaggcccagctgggtgtggtgggtgggggtaTGGGGGGGCCAGGCTGTCAGTGCTGGGTGGACTAGTACAGGCTAAAGGGAGTCCCCCCACCAGTACAGGCTAcagcatgggaggggggagagcacCCACTCATGTATCTGCATAGGAGCCCAACCCCCCCCCAGGATTCCCtaaccccaccctgccccatgaccccccccagctctagccctccccccacatcctgcctgctccctgggaagggggggcagggtccCTGAGTCCAGCCCATCCCTCTTGCAGCCTGGGAGACAGGAAACGCGGCGCGGGGGGGTCGCGGGGTCAGGCCATGATGGGTGGAAACCACTGACCTGCGCCCCAGGGGCCGGGTCCCACgcggggggggtagggggggcacaTCCATGTCCGCTCCGTAGCAATCAGACACAGCTcccagcatggggggctctttATTGTGGCACCGTGGGGGGGTcttagctgctgctgtggggctggttaggatgcagggtgggggggctccaggtgcaaagcggggggggggcatcccaGGTCCTCAGAAATCTGGCCGGTCCTTCTTCAGGCTCTTGTAGTCGGTGGAGACGGCAAAGAACTGGGTGGGGGAGAAGCCGGGGTCAGCATCAgtacgaccccccccccccagccctgcccagcacgggaggctgccccccagcccccaggctgagccccccccccccagccccaaccacagcTGGCTGCagtcggcgggggggggggtggggagagggttgcAGCAGAAAATGCCCCCCCCCACGTAGTCTGCACCCCCTGGTGGGGGGGGTCTCCACCCCAGCCAGTGCCTTGGTGgtaaagccccctccccccacagacagGCAGGGCCCTGTCTTGGGCCCTTATCAGTGCTggtgtctgggggcaggggggataaCGCCCCCCCACAGCTTGACCCCCCCCCCTTACTTTGTACTGGTCGGTGGGACCCAGCTTATTCCAGGGCTCGGGGTTGTTCTTCCGGTCCCAGCTGCCGGGAAGCAATGGGGGGTGGGgtcagagctggggagggggacagcccTGCACACCCCCGCACCCCAAGTCCCGGTCCAGGCAAAAGCTCAGCCTGGGCCCATCACCATAGCGACCGCCTGCATCCCCTGTTGCCaaggttgcggggggggggggggtgatggagCTGGTGTCTCTTGCCAGctgtttgcccccccccccctgcccaggcccggCCTGCCTGCCAAGCCAGGTAATTGCTTGCT
This sequence is a window from Alligator mississippiensis isolate rAllMis1 chromosome 15, rAllMis1, whole genome shotgun sequence. Protein-coding genes within it:
- the NXPH4 gene encoding neurexophilin-4; its protein translation is MAPSSQPGASLRVLSPRPSRPLAPGPGRGPRTGRAQRGGGPARRKAGRARKLFGWGDFYVNIRTLKFSLLVTGKIVDHVNGTFSVYFRHNSSSLGNVSVSIVPPSKVVEFDLVLPRPLVPVPAPVPAQSTLPKAFNCHVEYEQTKRARKPRPCLYDPAQACFTEHTQSHAAWLCAKPFKVICVFVSFLSLDYKLVQKVCPDYNFQSDRPYFG
- the LOC102559094 gene encoding serine hydroxymethyltransferase, mitochondrial, which codes for MTDTKRISATSIFFESMPYKLNPATGLIDYEQLEATARLFRPRLIIAGTSAYARLIDYARIKKVCEEVKAYLLADMAHISGLVAARVVPSPFEHADLVTSTTHKTLRGARSGLIFYRKGVRSVDPKSGRETLYDLEERVNFSVFPSLQGGPHNHAIAAVAVALQQTRTSAFREYSQQVLKNAKAMAEALLKRGYTLVSGGTDNHLVLVDLRPKGIDGARAERVLELVSITANKNTCPGDRSALTPGGLRLGAPALTSRRFCEGDFEQVVAFLDEGIGIALDAKKQTKKLQEFKSFLLSDEGTQARLAELRQRVETFARAFPMPGFTDH
- the LOC132245864 gene encoding serine hydroxymethyltransferase, mitochondrial-like, encoding MQTSSFACQGHAAGLRLPACPARDRKQLAGAGAGARASPRIPAPSGPAPWRCPARCAWRGPWGDGGPAAGPGRRAQHGAAAAAAGSGEVPGWTGQESLAQSDPEVWDLLRQEKDRQCRGLELIASENFCSRAALEALGSCLNNKYSEGYPGQRYYGGAEVVDRVERLCAQRALDAFDLDPACWGVNVQPYSGSPANLAAYTAVLHPHDRLMGLDLPDGGQCVQEGLGGQEGRG